Below is a genomic region from Candidatus Krumholzibacteriia bacterium.
TTATAACATACTCCTCGGATGCCCGGAAGCCCTCTAGATTTGGTTCGCCCTGTCAGGCCGGATCTCGTCACTTGAGTCTAACCCTACAAGATCTAAAAGCAAGACGGTGGGTCACTTCATCCAGGCGCCCTTCAGGGATAGGAATATCAAAGCCACTCGCGTCACTTTGTGCCCAGGGGAACTCTCCGGCTCGATCCATGGTGTAGAATGCGTCCCGTGCCACCGTAAACACATTCAGCATTTAGGAACATCTACTACCAATGGCATTTTCGACGCACGAATCCGCGCACGAGTGCATTGGCTTCCAGCCAGAGTCGCAACGCTCACAGCTACTCAGTGGCAGCAGGAAACAAGGAAACAGGTCTCCCGGATCCACTACCTACCAGTCCATCTCCAGAAAGCGGGGAAACAGCAGCGCGCCACCTCCATCGTCGCGGGCGTTTTCCAGCACGGACTTCATGTCGAAGCCCCGCTCTGTGAGAGCATCAAAATCCGAGCGGAAGCAGGCATTGCCAATCTCCAGATCCATCTCGGGATGAAATTGGAAGCCCAGAAGCTTCCACCTGCGGTTGAGAAAGCCCTGCACCTCGCAGTCCTGGCTTCGGGCAATCACCTGCCAGTCCTCCGGCAAGTCACAGACCTCATCAAAGTGGCTCACAAAGGTGTAAAAAGAACTGGGGAGACCCTCAAAGAGCTCCTCATGATCAGGCAATGGCTCCACGGGATGCCAGCCGATTTCGGGCGTGGGCGATCGCCGCACATGGGAGTCGCCCAGGAGGGTGCGCACCAGAAACTGGTGCCCGTAGCAGATGCCCAGAATCGGAAGGCCCCGTTCCACGGCTTCACGGACCAATCCCATGACCGGCTTTACAAAGGGATGGTCATCGAGTACCGAGCAGGTGCTACCCGACAATATCAGATGGCTGTAAGGCGTGAGGTCCTCTGGAACAGGATCCCGCCAAACTTTCACGGCCTTGCAGCGACAGTCCTCCGGCAGCCATCTTGGACCCTGAAAGTCGGGAAGTTCGAGTCTCTGTTCGAGATCCAGGGAAAGCACATGTCGGGGTTTCGACCGGGGAGCCAAAAGCTCTTTCAGGCGACCCTGGAGTTCATCGCGGACCTGTCGAAAGTCATCGAGAGTCTTCGGGTCGGGAAGAGGCCAGAAGATCTGCTTCACATCGCCGGGAAAGTTCGGGCAGTTCTCTTCGGCGCAGAGCACGACCACTTTCGAGACAGGCTCGGCATCGAGACTATCCATCCGCTTTGCAAAGTGAGCGGAAATGTCGATGCCGATTTCCGACAGCACCTTTACTGCCAAAGGATTCACCCGGCTCGGCGAGGAGCCTGCAGAGGAGACCAGAATGCCATCGCCGGCCATCGTCCGCGCGAGGCCTTCTGCCATCTGACTACGCGCTGAATTGGCGACACAGAGAAAGAGAATGTGTTCCCTGTCACTCATGCCGGAAGCCCTTCCTCATCCTGAGAGCCACGCCCACCAGTCCGATCAACACCGGCACCTCCACGAGCGGGCCGACCACGGCGGCAAAGGCGGCCCCATGCCCAATTCCGAAGGTGGCCACAGCGACGGCGATCGCCAACTCGAAGTTATTGGAAGCTGCGGTAAAGGAAAGAGTGGTGGTCTGGGGGTAGTTCGCTCCGGCCTTTTTCCCAAACCAGAAGGAAAGAAAAAACATGATCAGGAAGTAGACCAGCAAGGGAATCGCCACGCGCAGCAGGTCAAGGGGGAGGGCGAGAATCTTGTCACCCTGGAGGGAGAACATGGCGACGATGGTAAATAGCAGGGCGATCAGGGTGATGGGAGAAATCATTGGAATAAAGCGACCGTGATACCACTCATCGCCCTTGATCCGTCGCAGGACAAGTCGCGTCAGCATTCCCGCCAGAAAGGGCACGCCAAGGTAAATAAACACGCTGCGTGCGATCTGTGCGATTGAGATATCCACCGCCACAGACTCCAGGCCAAAGCGCGGCAAAAGCACGCTCAAAAAGAGCCAGGCATAGATCGAGAAAAAGAAGACCTGAAAAATCGAGTTGAAGGCGACCAGCCCGGCGGCGTATTCGCGGTCGCCGTCGGCAAGATCGTTCCAGACGATGACCATGGCGATGCATCGCGCCAGACCGATAAGAACAAGCCCGGTGAGATACTCCGGCTTGTCTCTCAGGAAGAGCAGGGCCAGTCCAAACATGAGCAGGGGGCCGATCACCCAGTTGAGTAGCAGCGAGAGGCCAAGCACCCGCCCGTCCCGGAAGACGCGCCCCAGTTCTTCATAGCGAACGCGAGCCAGTGGCGGATACATCATGAGAATCAGCCCGACGGCAATCGGCAGCGAGGTCGTACCGACGCTCATGCGATCAAGAGCCGCGGGCAGTCCCGGTGCAAAGCGTCCGAGCAGGACTCCCAGGGCCATGGCGGCAAAGATCCAGAGCGTCAGAGTGCGATCCAGAAAGGCGAGTTTTCTGGTGGCTGGCATGGTTCTCCTTTCTCCACTTTTCCTATAGCGAGCCTGATTGCTTTGAGCAAGGCAAGATTGAGAGTGGGCGAGTTCCGTGCTATCTTCAGGGGTGCACCAGAATAACAGGAGCGTTATGAGCAATCCCTACCGCGACAGCCTGAAGGGTCTTGAGATCCCCGATCCCGTGGAGTCGTTTTTTGCTTTTTGCAAAGAGCGGGAAGCGATTCGCGAACGACGGGAGTCCGGGCAGTCGGCTCCCTGGACCCGGGATCCCATCTTTCAGCATGGGCGCTTTCTCAATGTCTTTCGCGAAGACGACCGGGGCACAAAGGCGGTCTACCGCTTTGTGGAGCCCGTGCAAAAAGAAGCCGGGCGCCTGATCCACGCACTGTTTTTCGCGCGATGGTGTAACAGGGACAAGACCCTGGATCTGATCGACCCCGATCTTCTCGATAGCGCGGAGGAACTTCGTTCGCTCCTGCAGACTCTTCCCCAGCCCTGGGCCTCAGAGGTATACCCGGTCGTGCCCGCGACCTGGGAGGGACGCGAGTATGAGCGTCTTGAGGCGGCCACCGACATGCTCTTTCGTGCGAAGGGATTTCTTCTGGAGAGCATTCAATCCGCAGAAGGCAATGTGATGGAGGCCACGAAGAGCATCAATCGGGAGTTCCGCATGAGCAATGACTTTCCCATCTTCATGGCACTCGTGGACCTTGCCCGTTTCGAGCCGGAACTCATTAGTCCGGAAAGTCCGGTTCCCACGGGAATCGGCGCGGAGCCGTTTTTGGACCTTTTGCAAGAGCACCTGTCCTGCGACTCCCATCAGAGTGTGGCCGAGAGGATGATCGAACTTCAGGGGAAGCTCTGGCCAGAGGCGAAACGCCGCTTCCTGCCAATCGACATCGAGTATCTTTCCTGTGAGTGCCGGAAGTATTACAGTTACCGGAACGGAACGAAGCGCTTCGAAGGCAAGAACCTCTTTGTCCCCGAAGGCTCGCACTCCTAGCTGGCGGTTCTTCCGTACTCTCTTCGCAAGAAGTCCCTTGATGAGTTGCACTTGTGAGTTTAATCTGCGAAACTAGGCAAACTGGCTGAGTTTGGAAAAAGTCCTCAAGGCCACGCCGACCATCTTTCGAAGGAATTAAAGAAACTCTGACCGAACCCGGGTAAAAAAAAACCGGGGAGATCCCCGGTAATGAACAAGTTCCAGATGCCTGTCACTAGTAGATCGACTTGACGCTACTCCAAGTTCCAGGCTGGACAGCGGTTGTTCCTGACAGTTCCACGTAGCCTCCCGTGGGATCAATCTGAATACTTCCGCAACCGCCGCACACAAGGTTGGTCTCGTAGTAGCGGAACTCATGGGTGCCGGGCGGGATCGTCGGAAAAGTGAAGCTGAAGCTGACGATGCCAGTGCCATGGGAAGGAAGAATCACCATGTATCCGATCACTTCCGGACCGATGGTGAACTCAAGCTCGACATAGCCATCGCCGCTGAGTGAGTTGTAGGGAATGTTCAAATAAACATCCGCTTGGCTGGCCGGAGCCGTCACCGTGCGATCCCCATAGACGGTATCTCCTTCATGCCACCAGTAATTTGCGCTGCTGATCTCCCAAGTGTCACTGTCAGTGGGAAAATCGATGGTCTCAGCGAGACAGGGCAAGGCTAAAACCAGAGTGGATGCGATGATCAAGAATCTCATATTTCCTCTCCTTATATTCGATTGGTACACAGTAACCTTAGGATACCAGAATCATGTCGGCATTATCAACATAATAATACTCCGTCGGCGTTTTAGGTTGACCTTTTCTGGGGCTACGGTTCAGCTTCTCCTCAACCCTCGCAATATCTTCATCTCGTCACTCACTTGGTAAAGGCCACCTACTCGGAGATCTGGTATCTTGCTCTCTGGTCAAGGGCTGGAACCGGTTCACAAGCCTCCTCATCTGACAAGACTGAGAAAGGCTTTGGGCTTCACCAGAGACATATTCTCTTGCCAGCACCGGGGGACTGCTCTAGGGTGCCGAAAATCCAATCCATGCAAGACAACCGACGACCGCGGGGAAAATGCTCGCCACGATCGCCCTTGAGACCGGTCTGACCTTCTCCGGCAGACTGTTTGGAGCGCCACAGGATGCGGCGGGGGAGATCGTTTTTCATACGGGGATGACCGGCTACCAGGAGATCCTCACCGACCCCAGCTATGCTGGTCAGATCGTTGTTTTCACCGCCTCCCACATCGGCAATTACGGAATCCACGAAGGGGATGACGAATCCCCGCGCATTCATCCTGCTGCGGTCATTGTGCGAGACTTCTGCCGCCGCAGTTTTCACCGGCAAAGTGAGAGAGGTCTCGATGACTTGCTCCGCCGCGCCGGAGTTCCCGCTCTCAGCGACGTGGACACCCGCGCACTGACCACCGAAATCCGGGAAAAGGGAAGTTGCCGTGCGCTGATCGCTCGCGGACAGCCCGAGGAACTTCTCGCCCGTGTGCGCAGCTTGCCCGGAATCTCCGATACTGACTGGGTGAGCCGGGTTACCTGCTCCGAGCCATGGATCATGGAAGCGCCTTCCGGCACCGTGAACCCCCTGGAGGTGGCTGTCCTGGATCTCGGGGTCAAGCGCAGCATTCTGGGAAGACTGGCTGAACGCGGTTGCAGGCTTCACGTCTTTCCCGCACACACACCAGCGGAAGAACTTCTGGGCTTCGACGGAGTGTTCCTGAGCAACGGCCCCGGCGACCCGGCAACTCTCCCGGAGATCACCGCAACAGCCAGCAGTTTGCTGGATGCTGACAAACCGGTCTTCGGCATCTGCCTCGGGCATCAGTTGTTGGCACGCGCCTTGGGCGCGGAAACCATCAAGCTGCCCTTCGGGCATCACGGGGCGAATCATCCGGTGCAGCGCGTCTGCGATGGTCGTATGGAAATCACGAGCCAGAACCACAACTACGCTGTGCCCCCAGAAAGCCTGCCCGAAGGCGTTCAGGTGACACACCTCAGTTTGAATGACGGAACGGTGGAGGGCATGGAAATTCCCGGTCGCCCGGTCTATTCCGTTCAGTATCACCCGGAAGCTGCTCCCGGCCCCAGTGACAGTCGTTATCTCTTCGACCGCTTCCGCGATGAGATGCGCGCCCGCAGAACCCTGAGTGCAAAGGCGGGTTGCTGATGCCTCGTCGCGAAGATCTTCAGAGCATTCTGGTTCTCGGTTCCGGTCCCATTGTGATTGGCCAGGCCGGGGAGTTTGACTACTCGGGCACGCAGGCCGTCAAAACCCTGCGTCGCGAAGGGATTCGGGTAATTCTCGTCAACAGCAATCCCGCCACGATCATGACCGATCCTGACCTGGCCGATGCGACCTATGTAGAACCCCTGACAAAAGAAATCCTTGCCAAAATCATCGCAAAGGAGAAGCCCGATGCTCTTTTGTCCACGGTGGGTGGGCAGACCGGGCTAAACCTGGCCATCGAACTGGAAGAGTCGGGAGTTCTGGCCCGCCACGAAGTAGAGCTGATCGGTGCCAGCGCCGCGAGCGTGCGCATTGCCGAGGACCGGCAACTCTTCAAGGCTGCGATGAAGAGGATCGGTCTTCAAGTTCCGAAGAGCCTGCTCTTAAGCTCGGAAGAGCAGGCCGAGTCTGCCATCCGGGAGCTCGGTTTTCCCGCCATCCTTCGCGCCAGCTTTACATTAGGAGGAAGCGGGAGCGGGATTGCGAATACCGAAACGGAGTTTCGGGGGATTCTGCGCGAAGGTCTTTCCCTTTCTCCCAGTGGAAGTGTCCTGGCCGAAGAGAGTGTTCTGGGCTGGAAGGAATACGAGCTGGAAGTGGTGCGGGATCGCGTCGGCAACGGCATTATCGTGTGCTCCATCGAGAACTTCGATGCCATGGGAGTGCACACCGGTGACAGCATTACCGTGGCTCCGGCGCAAACCCTGACGGACCGCGAGTACCAGAAACTGCGCGACGATGCTCTTGCCGTACTCGATGCCGTGGGAGTGGCCACGGGGGGAAGCAATGTCCAGTTCGCCGTGAACCCTGAAAACGGCGAGAGCGTGGTCATCGAAATGAACCCCCGCGTCAGTCGTTCCAGCGCCCTGGCCAGTAAGGCTACGGGCTACCCGATTGCGAAAATCGCCACGCTTCTGGCAATCGGATACACGCTCGATGAACTCCCCAACGAGATCACGGGCTGTAGTTCCGCCTGCTTTGAGCCGAGCATCGACTACACGGTTGTGAAAGTTCCCCGCTGGAGTTTTGAGAAGTTTCCCGGCACGGAGGACCGACTGGGAACCAGCATGCAGTCCGTCGGAGAAGTGATGAGCATGGGGCGCAGTTTCCGGGAGGCACTGCAGAAAGCTCTCCGGTCTCTGGAACTCGGCTTTGACGGCTGGGAGTCCACGGACAGCCATCGCAGCCCGGAGGAAATCCGCCGGGATCTGCTTCGCCCCAATCCGGGACGGCTCAGCGATCTGCACGAGGCACTGCGAAGAGGGTTCAGCGCGGAGGAGCTTCACCGCATCACCGGGATTGATCCCTGGTTTCTCGACAACCTGTCGCGCATCGTGGAAGTGGAGGGGCGTCTTCGAAGTTACTCGTTGACGGAACTTCCCCAGGAACTTCTTAGAGAGGCAAAGCGGGAGGGTTTCAGCGATCGACGCATCGGCTGGCTGTCCCGGGATCAGGCAAGCGCGGAACTGGTTCGGGAAAGAAGAAAGGAGCTGCACCTAAGCCCCGTGTTCCGGCGCGTGGACAGTTGTGCTGCCGAGTTTCCTGCGACCACTCCCTACCTCTATTCGACCTGGGAAGACGGGCCCTGCGAAAGTCGGCCCGACTCGTCCCGCAAAATCCTGGTTCTGGGCGGCGGTCCCTATCGCATCGGACAGGGAATCGAGTTCGACACCTGTTGTTGCCATGCGGTCGATGCGATTCGTGAGTCGGGGCGTGAAGCCATTCTCGTCAACTGCAATCCGGAAACGGTGAGCACGGATTACGATCTCTCGGATCGTCTCTACTTCGAGCCATTATGCCTTGAGGAAATCCTGCACATCGTCGAGACAGAGAAGCCCGAGGGCGTGATTACCAGCATGGGAGGACAGACTCCCCTGAATCTGGCTCGCCCCCTTGAAGAGGCCGGGGTTCCGGTTCTGGGAAGCAGCCCCGATACCATCGACCGCGCAGAAGACCGCGACCGCTTCAATGAACTGCTCGAAAAGCTGGGGATTGCGGCCCCCGCCTGGGGGAGTGCCCGAAGTCTGGAGGAAGCAAAGAGTGTAGCCTCACGGATCGGCTATCCCGTGATGATTCGCCCAAGCTATGTGCTTGGGGGGCGTGCGATGAAGCGTGCCTATGATGAAGCCGAGTTGAGCCGCTTCTTTGATGAAGCCGCGCGGATCTCGCTGGATCATCCGGTTCTGGTTGACCAGTTTCTGGAAGACGCCGTGGAGTTCGATCTTGATGCAGTGAGTGACGGCAAGAGAGTGCTTCTGGGGGGAATCCTGCAACACATCGAAGAGGCCGGAATCCACAGCGGGGACAGCTTTGCCGTCTATCCTCCCTATCGAGTCACCCCGATGGAAATTGACATCATGCAGGATGCCGCCACGCGCATCGCACGGGAACTGGAAGTGGTGGGACTGATGAACATCCAGTTTGCAATCTGGAAGGGTGAGGTGCATGTGCTGGAGGTCAATCCCCGCGCCAGCCGCACGGTTCCCTTCCTGGAAAAGGCAAGGGGTCTTCCTCTCGCCGCGATTGCTACGCGATGTATGCTGGGGGAGACTCTTTTGTCCCAGGGTCTGCGGGAAGCTCCAAAGCCGGACAGGTATTTCGTGAAGGGTCCGGTCTTTCCTTTCCGGCGTTTTCCCGAGAGCGATCGTCTTCTCGGCCCGGAAATGAAAAGTACGGGAGAGGTAATGGGAATCGGCAAGAGCTTTGGCGAAGCCTTCGCTCGCGCCCAGTTGGCAACAGGCCAGGCACTGCCGCAATCCGGCACCGTATTCCTCAGCGTCAACGACCGGGACAAACCGGCCCTGCTTCCGGTCGCAGAGGATCTTCGCAAGCTGGGTTTCGCACTTCTTGCGACCCGGGGAACGGCGAAATTCCTGAGCGACCGGGACATCGTTTGCAAGAGCATTGCCAAGGTCGGGGAGGCGCGGCCCCATGTCGCAGACCGGATCATGGAAGGCGGCGTTCAGATGGTAGTAAACACGCCGCTGGGAAAAGCCAGTCGCTATGACGAAAAAGCAATCCGCCGGGCGGCCACCCGAATGGACATTCCCTGTATCACCACGCTCTCCGGAGCCCGCGCTGCGGTCGATGGCATTCTCGCCCTTCGCGATGGCCTGGATACGGTGTGCTCGCTTCAGGAACTCGCCCCGTCCTGATTTCTGCCATCCGGTAAGTCCATGAATATCCTTGACTTCGCCTCTACTTCGGCTATAATGCAGTCAGAGTGAATTATAGCCGGAAGGTGTTTATGTATCGATCAAGATCTCTAGAGGCTTACCTGTCCAGCGTTGCGGCCCAGTTTCCTGTGATGATGGTCACGGGAGCGCGGCAGGTCGGTAAGACAACCTTACTGCAGAGCTTGAGTGATCAGGATCGCAAGTATGTCACCCTGGACGATCCCATGGCACTCGCTTTGGCTCGCGAGGATCCCGCACTCTTTTTCCAGCGTTTTTCTGGCCCTGTATTGATCGACGAGATTCAATATGCGCCGGGTTTATTGCCGTACATAAAAATGGCTGTCGACCGGAACCAAACCCCCGGCCAGTTTTGGCTTACAGGCTCCCAACAGTTTCATCTTATGAAATCGGTCTCTGAATCTCTGGCCGGCCGGGTTGGCATTGTGCGACTCCTCGGGTTTTCGCGTCGCGAGATGGAGGAGGGTGAACTGGGACTTCCTCCCTTTCTTCCGACACAAGATACACTGGGTCTCTATTCTCACGAAACAACGCCACTATCTCTCGGGGAGCTCTATCGCCTGATTTGGCGAGGTTCCTTTCCCGCGCTTGCGTGTAATGAAAAGCTCGATAGGGATCTCTATTACAGCTCCTATGTACAGACTTACTTGCAGCGTGATATTCGGGATCTGGCCAGAGTGGGAGATGAGATGGCCTTTCTTCGCTTTGTGAAAGCAACGGCCGCAAGAAGCGCACAATTACTGAACCTGGCAGCTCTGGCCCGCGATGCAGATATCGCCCCCAACACAGCGAAATCGTGGCTCTCGATCCTGGAAGCCTCAGGCTTGGTGTATTTGCTTCAGCCATACCACAACAATGTGACAAAGAGACTCGTCAAGGCCTCCAAACTCTATTTTCTGGACACCGGACTTTGTGCTTGGCTAACAGGGTGGACAAGCCCGGAGACACTGGAATCCGGGGCCGCATCGGGACCGATCCTGGAAACCTGGATTCTAGGAGAACTCCTGAAGTCCTGGTGGCACCAGGGCAGGCAGGCACCCTTTTACTACTACCGGGATCGGGACAAAAAAGAGATCGACCTGTTGATACTTCAGGACGGCACGATCTACCCCCTGGAGTTCAAACGAACAGCCTCTCCGTCGAAAGACGCCGTTCGAAACATCTCATTGTTGGACAAACTGAAGATCCCTGTTGGTCCCGGTGGCCTTGTTTGTCTTTGTCAGCAATCAATGCCATTAGGGGCAAGAGCGGTTTCCATCCCTCTTGGATGGATCTAGAAAATGCCCCGCCTATTGCGCCCTTGAGTCCGTCCCGCTATTTTCACGCGGAACCCATCGGGAGGAAAGCATGGCAGACTCAAAGCAGATCATCCAAAAAGACGAGACCTATGGCGCCCACAACTACCATCCTCTTCCGGTGGTGATTTCCGAAGCAGAAGGCGTGAGGGTAAAGGACCCCGAAGGTCGCTCCTACATGGATTTTCTCTCCGCCTATAGCGCCGTAAATCAGGGGCACCGCCACCCGAAGATCATTGCGGCCCTGAAAGATCAGGCGGACCGGATCACCCTGACCAGCCGCGCCTTCCACAACGACCGGATGGGCGACTTCCTCCGCATGCTCTGTGACTACACGGGCTACGAGATGGCTCTTCCCATGAACACGGGCGCGGAGGCCGTGGAGACGGCCATCAAGCTGGCCCGTCGCTGGGGCGTGGAGAAGAAGGGCATCGAAAACGGGAAACAGGAGATCATCGTCTGTGAGGAGAACTTCCACGGCCGGACGACCACGATCGTTTCTTTCAGCACCGATCCGGACGCAAGGGTGAACTACGGTCCCTACACGCCGGGCTTCAAGATTATCCCTTACAACGACACGAAGGCTCTGGAGGATGCGATCACTTCCAACACCGTGGCTTTCCTCGTGGAACCCATCCAGGGCGAGGCGGGAGTCTATGTTCCCGACGAAGGCTATCTGAAGAATGTTCGCGAGATCTGCACGCGAGAAAATGTGCTGTTTATTGCCGATGAAGTGCAGACCGGTTTTGCAAGAACCGGGCGTCGCTTCGCCTGTGACCATGAAGAGGTTCGCGCGGATGTGATGACTCTCGGTAAGGCACTTGGTGGCGGGGTCTTTCCCGTGAGTGCGGTGGTCGCCGACAAGGCGATCATGGGCATTTTCACTCCAGGAACCCATGGTTCCACATTCGGCGGAAATCCCCTGGGCGCCGCCGTTGCGATGGCGGCTCTGGAAGTTCTTGAGGAAGAGAAGCTGGTTGAGCGGTCAGACCGGCTGGGAAAAAAGCTCCGCAAGGAACTGGCGACAATCAACTGCGAAAAAATCGTGGAAATACGCGGCAAGGGTCTTCTCAACGCGGTGGTCTTCGAGGATGGCTTTGAAGCCTGGAATACTTGTCTGGCGCTTCGCGATGCGGGGCTTCTTGCCAAGCAGACTCACGGCAATATCATTCGCTTCGCCCCTCCGCTGGTGATTACGGACGACGAACTGGATGAGGCCCTTGGCATCATCCGGAAGGTCTTCGAGGCTATCTAGTGCAGTCTTGCCCTGTTCCGTGACCCGCAAATCAAGCCTTTGCTTCTTTCCAGTTCGAAGTGCTATAATAGACAAGGCGTTTCAGGTCCACTTCCAATAAGCGGGGGTTCCCCATGCCCAGGTTTGTTTCACTTTCACTCTGTCTGGCCCTTCTTCTTCCCGCGACCCTTCCCGCCCACTACATGCACGGAGTGGGGGATGCCCTTGTGCTTATTGAGGCACCGGGAGAAGACGGCCCGGCCCTTCAGTCTGCCGGACTGTTTCTTTTGGTAGAATTACCCGATGGCTACCTTGCCTTTGTAGACCCCCACGAGTTCGACGGCCTTCGCGCCACCGGGCACTCCTTTGAGGTTCTTGTGGAGAACGACGACAAGACTCTCGAGTACCTGATCGCCTGGAAGCACGATGAGGAGGGGCACGATCATGGTGAGACGCATCCCTCGATCCACACGCTATACAATGGCGAGCACTACCGCATCCAGTCCGTGCCCGCCGACCTGCTGGAAGAGCAACCGAACTGCGTGCCCGATCTTCAGCGAGTGTATCGCCGTCCCCTGAGTTTTGTGCGGAGACCCTGGACTGACGATACTGCCGACAGGGAAGTTGTCGTGGACCCGGCTCTTGCGGACGCCCTTACCGAAATCACCCAGACTCCCCTTCAGCAACAGGTTCAGACGCTGCAGGATTTCGTTACCCGGCACTCCCAGTACAGCGGGGGCTTGCAGGCCAGTTACTGGATTCGTGACAAGTTTTTGGCCTACGGTTACACGGATGTCAGTCTGCATAACTACAATAGCTGGAATGACAATGTCGTCTGCGTGAAGCCGGGTGCCGTCTACCCCGATGAAGTGGTGGTCATTGGCGCCCACTACGACACGATCAACTACAGCGGGAACTCCTACGCGCCCGGAGCAGACGACAATGCCACGGGCTCAGTGGCCGTACTGGAAGCCGCCCGCGTTCTTTTCGACATCGAGTTTGAGCGCACGATCATTTTCATCTGCTTCAGCGGTGAAGAAGAGGGCCTCGTGGGAAGTGATGCCTGGGCCGGGGATGCCGCTTCAGCAGGCATGGATATTGTCGGCATGCTGAACCTGGACATGATCTGCTACCGTGCCGCCGGCGATTCGGAAGACCTGGATATTATCGACAACAGTGCCAGTGCGCCCATGTCCGAGTTCGCCTTTGATGTGGTTGCCGCCTATGTGCCGGAACTTGCCACGGTAGAAGGCTATCTCACTAGCGGTACCAGCGATCACGCGGCCTTCTGGTCCCACGGCTACCGCGCCATCTTCTTCTTTGAGGACAGCGGCAGCTACACTCCCTATCTTCACTCATCCAACGATGTGATCGGCGCCAGCGCCAACGACTTTCCCTTCATGTTGAAGAATGTGAAAGCGGCAACGGCCTTTATCGGCGCCTTCGCTCGTCCTTTCCATGTCTCGATTGCTCACAGCCCCGTGGGCAACAGCGAGGGTACTGGTCCCTTCGAGACTCTTGCGGAAATTCACTCGGTGGAACCGCTTGATCAGGCAGACCTGCACTACCGCGTGAACGGGGGAGCCTTCAACACGCTGTCGCTCACGCCTACGGGAGTTCCGGACGAATACTCTGCGACGATCCCGCCGATCAGCCCGCACTCGCAAGTGGAGTACTACCTGACAGCTTCCGATGTAGATGGCTATCAGGCTTCAAACCCCGACAATGCGCCGGGCGAACTGCATTCTTTCCGCACAGGCGTGAGTTTCGTCTTTGTCGAAGACGGGGAAATCGACCAGGGTTGGCAACTGGGTGTGGCCGGCGACAACGCCACAACGGGCCACTGGATTCGTGCAGACCCCGTGGGCACCAGCTATCAGCCCGAAGACGACCACTCTCCGGATCCGGGAACGATCTGCTTCGT
It encodes:
- a CDS encoding M20/M25/M40 family metallo-hydrolase, translated to MPRFVSLSLCLALLLPATLPAHYMHGVGDALVLIEAPGEDGPALQSAGLFLLVELPDGYLAFVDPHEFDGLRATGHSFEVLVENDDKTLEYLIAWKHDEEGHDHGETHPSIHTLYNGEHYRIQSVPADLLEEQPNCVPDLQRVYRRPLSFVRRPWTDDTADREVVVDPALADALTEITQTPLQQQVQTLQDFVTRHSQYSGGLQASYWIRDKFLAYGYTDVSLHNYNSWNDNVVCVKPGAVYPDEVVVIGAHYDTINYSGNSYAPGADDNATGSVAVLEAARVLFDIEFERTIIFICFSGEEEGLVGSDAWAGDAASAGMDIVGMLNLDMICYRAAGDSEDLDIIDNSASAPMSEFAFDVVAAYVPELATVEGYLTSGTSDHAAFWSHGYRAIFFFEDSGSYTPYLHSSNDVIGASANDFPFMLKNVKAATAFIGAFARPFHVSIAHSPVGNSEGTGPFETLAEIHSVEPLDQADLHYRVNGGAFNTLSLTPTGVPDEYSATIPPISPHSQVEYYLTASDVDGYQASNPDNAPGELHSFRTGVSFVFVEDGEIDQGWQLGVAGDNATTGHWIRADPVGTSYQPEDDHSPDPGTICFVTGNANPGDSPGTNDVDNGHTTLLSPVFDLSEASWAGLSYWRWYTDETSHDDDFFVDISNNGGTTWQVLEIVDDSAYPWVKAEFDDLASIIPLTSEMRLRFIAEDTGSGSLVEALIDDLEVVAFSNDATPAEDTPVFAASLSAHPNPFNPKTTLHFTLPRRGMVDLTVFDAKGAEVSRLVSGELNSGSHEALFNGQGKASGIYFARLRLDGREMATTKITLLK